A region of Paenimyroides aestuarii DNA encodes the following proteins:
- the pepT gene encoding peptidase T has product MENKQHIIDRFVSYVTVDTESDPNSETTPSTKKQWDLANQLVEELKQIGMEDVTIDENAYIMATLPSNVSHDVPTIGFVSHFDTSPDFTGANVKPQIVHNYDGGDIVLNKEENIILSPNYFDDLLQYKGQTLITTDGTTLLGADDKAGICEIVSAMEYLIQHPEIKHGKIRIGFTPDEEIGRGAHKFDVAKFAADWAYTMDGSQIGELEYENFNAAGVKLIFKGKSVHPGYAKGKMINSMLLANKFISKLPSKEVPEKTTGYEGFFHVNDIHGSIEETEVHMIIRDHSMKKFKKRKKLIREMVNKFNKKYAEKFGDKIVECEIKDQYYNMKEKVEPVMHIVDIAEQAMKELNIKPIIKPIRGGTDGSQLSYMGLPCPNIFAGGHNFHGKYEYVPVESIMKATQVIVKIAEITAKR; this is encoded by the coding sequence ATGGAAAATAAACAACATATTATTGACCGATTTGTAAGTTACGTGACCGTAGATACAGAATCGGATCCAAATTCAGAAACTACACCATCAACCAAAAAACAATGGGATTTAGCCAACCAATTAGTGGAAGAGCTGAAACAGATTGGTATGGAAGATGTAACGATTGATGAAAACGCATACATCATGGCAACATTGCCAAGTAACGTATCGCACGATGTGCCAACAATTGGTTTTGTTTCGCATTTTGATACATCGCCCGATTTTACTGGTGCAAATGTAAAACCCCAAATTGTACATAACTACGACGGTGGTGATATTGTATTAAACAAGGAAGAAAACATTATTCTATCCCCAAATTATTTTGATGACTTGTTGCAATATAAAGGGCAAACACTAATAACAACAGACGGAACAACGTTGTTAGGTGCAGATGACAAAGCAGGTATTTGTGAGATTGTATCCGCTATGGAATATCTGATCCAGCACCCAGAGATTAAACATGGCAAAATCCGAATTGGCTTTACACCCGATGAAGAAATTGGCCGAGGAGCCCATAAATTCGATGTAGCAAAATTTGCAGCTGATTGGGCATACACCATGGACGGAAGCCAAATTGGTGAATTAGAATACGAAAATTTTAATGCTGCAGGTGTAAAATTAATCTTTAAAGGAAAAAGTGTACACCCAGGATATGCAAAAGGAAAAATGATTAATTCTATGCTTTTGGCAAATAAATTCATATCTAAATTACCAAGCAAAGAAGTGCCAGAAAAAACTACCGGTTATGAGGGCTTCTTTCATGTAAACGATATTCATGGATCAATCGAAGAAACAGAAGTGCACATGATTATTCGCGACCACAGTATGAAAAAATTTAAAAAGCGTAAAAAGTTAATCCGCGAAATGGTAAACAAATTCAACAAAAAATACGCTGAGAAATTTGGTGATAAAATCGTTGAATGTGAAATTAAAGACCAGTATTATAATATGAAAGAAAAGGTTGAACCTGTGATGCATATTGTTGATATTGCTGAGCAAGCGATGAAAGAATTAAATATAAAACCAATTATAAAACCAATTCGTGGTGGTACGGATGGCTCACAGCTTTCGTATATGGGATTACCTTGTCCAAATATTTTTGCAGGCGGACACAACTTTCACGGAAAGTACGAGTATGTTCCAGTTGAAAGTATCATGAAAGCTACACAAGTTATTGTAAAAATTGCCGAAATCACCGCTAAAAGATAA
- a CDS encoding DUF4258 domain-containing protein, translating to MKFSQRFAYYLLGLLIGGIIVFYFFDAKDTEFCYLPNCRVLKDLRSKPLTISDKAQTSFDQSVVDMNDIKMCLTHGDVDFDRSNIAEQNGKLYVIEGQNAQKEPITVEMINYSDKVLIKDVYPTKK from the coding sequence ATGAAATTTTCACAGCGTTTCGCTTACTATTTATTAGGACTTTTAATTGGCGGTATCATTGTATTCTATTTTTTCGATGCAAAAGATACGGAGTTTTGCTACCTACCCAATTGTAGGGTTTTAAAAGATTTACGTTCAAAACCATTAACAATTTCTGATAAAGCACAAACAAGTTTCGACCAATCGGTGGTAGATATGAACGATATTAAAATGTGCTTAACCCACGGTGATGTAGATTTTGACAGAAGCAACATTGCCGAGCAAAATGGTAAATTATACGTTATTGAAGGACAAAATGCTCAAAAAGAACCTATTACTGTAGAAATGATCAATTACAGCGACAAAGTGCTTATTAAAGACGTTTATCCCACAAAAAAATAA
- the tsaE gene encoding tRNA (adenosine(37)-N6)-threonylcarbamoyltransferase complex ATPase subunit type 1 TsaE: MTITYSIQNLDEVAKKLINSSTHKTWLFEAQMGAGKTTLIKALAKNLGVNDMANSPTFSIVNEYFGDQGKVFHFDLYRLKNQEEAYDMGLDEYFTENVWCFVEWPEMAMDVIPDETHKVSIRIINEHTRELNFE, translated from the coding sequence ATGACCATTACCTACTCTATCCAAAATTTAGATGAAGTGGCGAAGAAGTTAATCAATAGCAGCACGCACAAAACATGGCTTTTTGAAGCACAAATGGGTGCAGGAAAAACCACGTTGATCAAAGCACTTGCAAAAAATTTGGGTGTAAACGATATGGCAAACAGTCCTACTTTTTCAATTGTAAACGAATATTTCGGAGATCAAGGCAAGGTTTTTCATTTTGATTTGTATCGATTAAAAAATCAAGAAGAAGCTTATGATATGGGATTAGATGAATATTTTACTGAAAATGTGTGGTGTTTTGTAGAATGGCCCGAAATGGCTATGGATGTAATACCCGATGAAACCCACAAAGTTTCGATCAGAATAATAAATGAACACACACGCGAATTAAATTTTGAATAA
- a CDS encoding type I restriction endonuclease subunit R, whose amino-acid sequence MKYTESQLEQAFISLLETEGYQYINGKELVRPSNQEVLINDDLRAFLLGRYSDLEEIELESIINEIAFQSASNLYESNKYICKLLADGLVFKRNDPSKKDVHIRYIDIENIKQNSFKIVNQLEIQGSELRIPDLILYINGIPVVVFEFKTAIEEEITIYDAFKQLTVRYRRAIPELMKYNVFCVISDGVNNKAGTVFSPYEFFYGWNKITGDEKKALTGIDTTTSIVHGMLNQRRLVDIIHHFVLFPDTSKSELKILTRYPQYYASNKLYQNILKHRKPEGDGKGGTYFGATGCGKSYTMLYLSRLLMRSTDFASPTIIIISDRTDLDDQLSKDFTNAKKFIGDENIVNIESRADLRDRLRGIESGGVYLTTVQKFAEDAEILSDRTNIICISDEAHRSQVNLDLKVKIDEEKGVTKSYGFAKYLHDSLPNATYVGFTGTPIDKTLEVFGDVVDQYTMFESVNDEITVRLVYEGRAAKVNLDYNKVQEIEQYYENAVAEGASEYHVEASQKAIAKMEVVLGDGDRIKAIAKDFVEHYENRLEENATVAGKVMFVCASRGIAYKLFKEILALRPQWGEMMLPEGLTEKEQKEIKPIERVKLIMTRNKDDEKELWDLLGSKEDRKELDRQFKQINSNFKIAIVVDMWLTGFDVPFLDTIYIDKPLQTHNLIQTISRVNRKYQGKDRGLVVDYIGIKKNLNHALSMFNSQTADDDFEDISQAEILVRDQLDLLGKFFHRFDTKDYFEGSPIQRLNCLNSASEFVLQTEESEKFFVNLTKKLKSSYNLVSGSELFTEKEVDEIHFYFAVKSIVVKLTKGEAPDTAQMNLKVAKLVEEAIISEGVEEIFKLDDNKANAIDLFNDKFIEKIANLELPNTKIKILERLLKQAINDFKKVNKVKGQDFSERLQSIINRYNERSEGDILDYEGIQFDTAEQMLNLIIKLRIEMDSFQDLGIDYEEKAFYDILDMICKQYGFEFEKDKMLELAREIKKIVDNNAKYPDWSDRDDIKAQLKMDIIIKLHEFGYPPITQEDVYKNVLEQAENFKKNR is encoded by the coding sequence ATGAAATACACCGAATCTCAATTAGAACAAGCTTTTATTAGCCTTTTGGAAACAGAAGGTTATCAATATATCAACGGAAAAGAATTGGTTAGACCTTCCAATCAAGAAGTCTTAATAAATGATGATTTACGTGCTTTTTTGTTGGGTCGATATTCCGATTTAGAAGAGATTGAACTGGAAAGTATCATCAATGAAATTGCTTTTCAATCGGCTTCTAATTTATATGAATCTAACAAATACATTTGTAAATTATTGGCAGATGGTTTGGTATTTAAACGAAACGATCCGTCAAAAAAAGATGTACATATTCGGTATATCGATATAGAAAATATCAAACAAAACTCGTTTAAAATTGTCAATCAATTAGAAATTCAAGGTTCGGAATTGCGTATTCCCGATTTAATTTTGTACATCAATGGCATTCCAGTAGTGGTGTTTGAGTTTAAAACCGCTATTGAGGAGGAAATTACCATTTACGATGCTTTTAAACAATTAACAGTTCGTTACCGCAGGGCTATTCCGGAACTGATGAAATACAATGTGTTTTGTGTAATTAGTGATGGGGTAAACAACAAAGCAGGAACGGTATTTTCTCCTTACGAATTCTTTTATGGTTGGAATAAAATTACAGGCGATGAGAAAAAAGCGTTGACAGGAATTGACACCACAACTTCAATTGTTCACGGAATGTTGAACCAAAGACGACTGGTGGATATTATTCACCATTTTGTTTTATTTCCGGATACTTCAAAAAGCGAACTTAAAATTCTGACACGTTATCCGCAATATTACGCATCGAATAAATTATATCAAAATATTTTAAAACACCGCAAACCGGAAGGTGATGGTAAGGGTGGAACGTATTTTGGCGCAACAGGCTGTGGTAAAAGTTATACCATGTTATATCTTTCGAGGTTATTAATGCGTTCAACCGATTTTGCAAGTCCAACCATCATCATCATTTCAGATCGTACCGATTTAGATGACCAATTATCAAAGGATTTTACCAATGCCAAAAAATTTATTGGCGATGAAAACATCGTCAATATTGAATCAAGAGCTGATTTAAGAGATCGTCTACGAGGAATTGAAAGTGGCGGTGTGTATTTAACAACGGTGCAAAAGTTTGCGGAAGACGCCGAAATTTTATCCGATAGAACCAATATCATTTGTATTTCAGATGAAGCCCATCGTTCCCAAGTCAATTTAGATTTGAAAGTAAAAATTGACGAAGAGAAAGGTGTCACGAAATCGTATGGTTTTGCCAAATACCTGCACGATTCTTTACCCAATGCAACCTATGTAGGTTTTACCGGAACACCAATTGATAAAACGTTGGAAGTATTTGGTGACGTGGTAGATCAATATACGATGTTTGAATCGGTAAATGATGAAATTACGGTTCGTTTGGTGTATGAAGGTCGGGCTGCAAAAGTGAATTTAGATTACAATAAAGTTCAGGAAATTGAACAATATTATGAAAATGCAGTGGCAGAAGGCGCTTCGGAATATCATGTAGAAGCCAGTCAAAAAGCCATTGCCAAAATGGAAGTCGTTTTAGGCGATGGTGACCGTATAAAAGCTATTGCGAAAGATTTTGTGGAACATTATGAAAATCGTTTGGAAGAAAACGCAACGGTAGCCGGCAAAGTAATGTTTGTTTGTGCATCTCGTGGTATCGCTTACAAATTATTTAAAGAGATTTTAGCTTTACGACCTCAGTGGGGTGAAATGATGCTTCCTGAAGGTTTAACCGAAAAAGAACAAAAGGAAATCAAGCCTATAGAGCGTGTAAAGTTGATTATGACACGTAATAAAGATGATGAAAAGGAATTGTGGGATTTATTAGGTAGTAAAGAAGATCGCAAAGAACTGGATCGACAGTTTAAGCAAATCAACTCTAATTTTAAAATTGCCATTGTGGTGGATATGTGGTTAACAGGTTTTGATGTTCCTTTTTTAGATACGATTTATATTGACAAACCTTTACAAACGCATAATTTAATACAGACTATTTCGCGTGTAAATCGTAAATACCAAGGAAAAGATCGTGGTTTGGTAGTTGATTATATCGGCATCAAAAAGAATCTGAATCATGCCCTAAGTATGTTTAATAGCCAAACTGCCGATGATGATTTTGAAGATATTTCGCAGGCGGAAATATTGGTTAGAGACCAATTGGATTTATTAGGCAAATTTTTTCATCGCTTTGATACAAAAGATTATTTCGAAGGCTCGCCTATTCAGCGTTTAAACTGTTTAAACAGCGCTTCGGAATTTGTATTACAAACCGAAGAATCAGAAAAGTTTTTTGTGAACCTAACCAAAAAGTTAAAATCTTCCTACAATTTAGTCAGCGGTTCAGAATTGTTTACAGAAAAAGAAGTAGATGAAATTCATTTTTACTTTGCCGTAAAATCAATTGTGGTGAAACTAACAAAAGGCGAAGCACCCGATACAGCTCAGATGAACCTTAAAGTTGCTAAGTTGGTAGAAGAAGCCATTATTTCAGAAGGAGTCGAAGAGATTTTTAAATTAGATGACAATAAAGCCAATGCCATTGATTTGTTCAATGATAAATTCATCGAGAAAATAGCTAATTTAGAATTACCCAATACAAAAATCAAAATATTAGAACGCTTGTTGAAGCAGGCAATCAACGATTTTAAAAAAGTAAACAAAGTAAAAGGACAAGATTTTTCCGAACGATTACAATCGATCATTAACCGATATAACGAACGCAGCGAAGGCGATATCTTAGATTATGAAGGCATCCAGTTTGATACCGCCGAGCAAATGCTGAATCTCATCATAAAACTACGAATAGAAATGGATTCTTTCCAAGATTTAGGGATTGATTACGAAGAAAAAGCCTTTTATGATATTTTGGATATGATCTGCAAACAATATGGTTTTGAATTTGAGAAAGACAAAATGCTGGAACTTGCCCGAGAAATCAAAAAGATTGTAGATAACAACGCTAAATATCCCGATTGGAGTGATCGGGACGACATTAAAGCGCAACTCAAAATGGACATCATCATCAAACTACACGAGTTTGGTTATCCACCCATTACACAAGAAGATGTATATAAAAATGTACTTGAACAAGCAGAGAATTTTAAGAAGAATAGGTAG
- a CDS encoding AAA family ATPase, which produces MINSITLKGVATYDPTDGVLIDNLKKVNFLYGTNGCGKTTLSNFLQESANPKFMNCKVSWKDEQPITTLVYNKAFREHNFGKGNINGIFTLGQATTDEIKVIEEKQEELKKLKDEGTKIKDTLKVQIDKKNKVEKEFTEECWKKIYKKYEKEFKDAFVGSMKSGELFKTRFLKEFSSNTANLESIELLREKAKTIFGEVPQKIIPINDFSYENILFIEKDSIWNKIIVGKADVDIAKLIQKLNINDWVNEGRNYIEEDETCPFCQQQTITEDFRNQLESFFDEVYVNDLKKIKDLKQEYNNSNENIINELNSIETEHKNLKGSKLDINKFSAYLKTLISQNTTNNELLNSKIKEPSRKIELVSLKEQLDLIKKLIDTANQEIKKHNEIVENFISEKNKLIQEIWKFLVEEFRVDITKYNSNITGLDSGISKLEANRTLKLEAYKALKSEITKLSKNVTSIQPTVDEINKLLKAYGFLNFKIVPATEDGFYQIQREDGEIAETTLSEGEITFITFLYYLQLAKGGLDENTVNDDRILVIDDPISSLDSNVLFVVSTLIKEILKEVRNDIGSIKQVILLTHNIYFHKEASFEGINRGKGEKNQYYILRKVNSVTKSYSYLDKNPISSSYELLWNEIKDYEKNSGITVQNAMRRVIENYFSILGNKRDETLLSKFPNPQEKEIFRSLLSWINEGSHTLPDDLYVELPDQSIETYLKVFKEIFLYTHNIGHYNMMMGIEENEDIY; this is translated from the coding sequence ATGATTAATTCGATTACTTTAAAAGGAGTTGCTACTTACGACCCAACAGATGGAGTATTAATTGATAATTTAAAAAAAGTAAATTTCTTATACGGAACAAACGGATGTGGGAAAACTACTTTGTCAAATTTTTTACAAGAATCTGCTAATCCAAAATTTATGAATTGTAAAGTCTCGTGGAAAGATGAGCAACCCATTACGACTTTAGTGTATAATAAAGCCTTTAGAGAACATAATTTCGGGAAAGGAAATATAAATGGAATCTTTACTTTGGGACAAGCAACCACAGATGAAATAAAAGTAATAGAAGAAAAACAAGAAGAATTAAAGAAGTTAAAAGATGAAGGTACAAAAATAAAGGATACCCTTAAAGTTCAGATTGACAAAAAAAACAAAGTAGAAAAAGAATTCACTGAGGAATGCTGGAAAAAAATATACAAAAAGTACGAGAAAGAATTTAAAGATGCTTTTGTAGGTTCAATGAAATCTGGAGAATTATTTAAAACTAGATTTTTAAAAGAATTTTCAAGCAATACTGCCAATTTAGAAAGTATAGAATTATTAAGAGAAAAAGCAAAAACTATATTTGGAGAAGTTCCTCAAAAAATAATACCAATTAATGATTTTAGTTATGAAAATATTTTATTTATTGAAAAGGACTCAATTTGGAATAAAATAATAGTTGGAAAAGCAGATGTAGATATAGCTAAATTAATTCAGAAGTTAAATATCAATGATTGGGTAAATGAAGGTAGAAATTATATAGAGGAAGATGAAACTTGTCCATTCTGTCAGCAACAGACAATAACAGAAGATTTTAGGAATCAGTTAGAAAGTTTCTTTGATGAAGTGTATGTAAATGATTTAAAAAAGATAAAAGACTTAAAGCAAGAATATAATAACAGTAATGAAAACATTATTAATGAACTGAATTCTATTGAAACAGAGCATAAGAATCTAAAAGGCTCTAAGTTGGACATTAATAAATTTTCCGCATACCTAAAAACGTTAATTAGTCAAAATACTACTAATAATGAACTTCTAAATAGTAAAATAAAAGAACCTAGTCGTAAAATAGAACTTGTTTCGCTTAAAGAGCAATTAGATTTAATTAAAAAACTGATTGATACTGCAAATCAAGAAATTAAAAAACACAATGAAATAGTAGAGAATTTTATTTCAGAGAAAAACAAGTTAATTCAGGAGATATGGAAATTTCTAGTTGAGGAATTTAGGGTTGATATTACAAAGTATAATTCAAATATTACTGGACTTGATAGCGGAATATCAAAATTAGAAGCAAATAGGACTTTAAAGTTAGAAGCATATAAAGCACTAAAAAGTGAAATTACAAAGCTTAGCAAAAACGTTACAAGTATTCAACCAACAGTAGATGAAATAAACAAACTTTTAAAGGCATACGGATTTTTAAATTTTAAAATTGTACCCGCAACTGAAGATGGCTTTTATCAAATACAGAGAGAAGATGGCGAAATAGCAGAAACAACTTTAAGCGAGGGTGAAATTACTTTTATTACTTTCCTTTATTACTTACAACTTGCGAAAGGAGGACTTGATGAAAATACAGTAAATGATGACCGTATTTTGGTAATCGATGATCCAATATCAAGTTTAGATAGTAATGTTTTATTTGTCGTAAGTACATTAATTAAAGAAATATTAAAAGAAGTACGAAACGATATTGGTAGTATTAAACAAGTGATTCTCTTAACCCATAATATTTATTTTCATAAAGAAGCATCCTTCGAAGGTATTAATAGAGGTAAGGGAGAGAAAAATCAATATTATATACTTCGAAAAGTAAACTCCGTTACTAAATCGTATTCATACTTAGACAAAAATCCAATTTCTTCTTCTTATGAATTATTGTGGAATGAAATAAAGGATTACGAAAAGAATTCAGGTATTACTGTTCAAAATGCAATGAGAAGAGTAATCGAAAATTACTTTAGTATTTTAGGAAACAAAAGAGATGAGACATTGTTGTCAAAATTCCCTAATCCGCAAGAAAAGGAAATTTTCAGATCATTGTTAAGTTGGATAAACGAGGGATCGCATACATTACCAGATGATTTATACGTTGAGCTGCCAGATCAATCTATAGAAACATATTTAAAAGTGTTTAAGGAAATATTTCTTTATACTCATAATATTGGTCACTATAATATGATGATGGGTATTGAAGAAAATGAAGATATTTATTAA
- a CDS encoding alanine dehydrogenase, whose product MDTMSPFSKSQLIPQEEKLEIRKKRGQLFIGIPKEDFKIEKRVCLTPESVNMLVKAGHKVLIEAGAGVEASYDDKKYSEAGAVITHDKEKVFGCPILLKVEPPTIEEIRLMKPKTYLFSAIQLKTQTKEYFAALEKKKITALCYEFIKDRYNAYPFLDAISQIAGIASIQIAADYMCRMNGGKGLLFGNVAGVPPTEVVILGAGLVAESAIRTALALGVNVKVFDNNIHKLKRLQKTLPTQVFTSTIQEKVLSKALMRCDVAIGAVKGCNRSPILVTEEMVQRMKPGAVIIDVCIDNGGCFETSEVTTHEKPTITKYGVIHYGVPNITAKYSKTASLAISNIISPYLLDLSENGSIDDAVSYDNTIRSGIYMYKGILVNEAIGKWFHLNYKDINLIVL is encoded by the coding sequence ATGGATACAATGAGCCCTTTTTCAAAATCGCAATTAATTCCTCAAGAGGAAAAACTGGAAATCCGTAAAAAACGCGGACAACTTTTTATTGGCATTCCCAAAGAAGATTTTAAAATTGAAAAAAGGGTGTGCCTTACACCCGAATCGGTAAATATGCTTGTAAAAGCCGGACACAAAGTATTGATTGAAGCAGGTGCGGGTGTAGAAGCTAGTTATGACGATAAAAAGTACAGCGAAGCAGGTGCTGTAATTACCCACGACAAAGAAAAAGTTTTCGGCTGCCCTATTCTATTAAAAGTAGAACCACCTACAATAGAAGAAATACGGCTCATGAAACCCAAAACCTATCTGTTTTCAGCCATACAATTAAAAACGCAAACAAAGGAATATTTCGCAGCACTCGAAAAAAAGAAAATTACTGCTTTGTGTTATGAATTCATCAAAGACCGCTACAACGCTTATCCGTTTTTAGATGCAATAAGCCAAATTGCCGGAATTGCTTCAATTCAAATTGCTGCCGATTATATGTGCAGAATGAATGGTGGCAAAGGATTGCTTTTTGGCAATGTAGCCGGTGTGCCTCCAACAGAAGTTGTTATTCTTGGGGCAGGTTTGGTGGCAGAATCGGCCATACGAACAGCATTGGCTTTAGGCGTAAACGTGAAAGTGTTTGACAATAATATTCACAAATTAAAACGTTTACAAAAAACACTACCCACACAAGTCTTCACATCAACCATACAAGAAAAAGTACTTTCAAAAGCGCTTATGCGTTGCGATGTGGCCATTGGCGCCGTAAAAGGTTGCAACCGCTCCCCTATTTTGGTAACAGAAGAAATGGTGCAACGCATGAAACCAGGTGCTGTGATTATAGATGTTTGCATAGACAATGGTGGTTGTTTTGAAACATCGGAAGTAACCACACACGAAAAACCAACTATCACAAAATATGGCGTGATTCATTATGGAGTGCCCAATATCACAGCAAAATATTCTAAAACAGCCTCTTTGGCTATAAGCAACATTATATCGCCCTATTTGCTTGATTTAAGTGAAAACGGTTCTATAGATGATGCGGTGAGCTACGACAACACCATTCGTTCGGGAATTTATATGTACAAAGGAATTTTGGTTAACGAAGCAATAGGCAAATGGTTTCACTTAAATTATAAAGACATTAATTTAATAGTGCTTTAA
- a CDS encoding Fic family protein — protein sequence MKSPYQITDALLKLVVESLIKQKQDDHYNKLFEYDKKGNSTPFIEFMLEIISASLNGLLQSQSVTLHTEDRIRLFAVKIDKNMFSINL from the coding sequence ATGAAATCACCTTATCAGATTACCGATGCCTTATTAAAATTAGTTGTGGAATCACTCATCAAGCAAAAACAAGATGACCATTACAACAAATTATTTGAATACGATAAAAAAGGAAATTCAACACCATTTATAGAGTTTATGTTGGAAATTATTTCAGCGTCATTAAACGGACTTTTGCAATCGCAATCTGTAACACTTCATACAGAGGATAGAATACGCTTATTTGCAGTCAAAATTGACAAAAACATGTTCAGCATAAACCTATAA
- a CDS encoding transposase, with amino-acid sequence MPNYNPQKHHRRSIRLQGYDYSQEGLYFITICCQDRAHLFGKVVSGEMILNSYGEIAQKEWRNTSAIRDNVLLHEFVVMPNHFHSIIEIKFQKGNNEIGKFQSPSQTVGAIIRGYKIATIKKIKDYILNIGEKSSGRTSEKINSTGELQFAPIAPTEKIKELDFKIWQRNYYEHIIRSEQAYERISDYIRNNPKRWNDDKFY; translated from the coding sequence ATGCCAAACTACAATCCCCAAAAACACCATCGCCGTTCGATACGTTTACAAGGTTATGATTATAGCCAGGAAGGATTGTATTTTATCACGATTTGTTGTCAGGATAGAGCGCATTTGTTTGGGAAGGTTGTAAGCGGAGAAATGATATTGAACAGTTATGGAGAAATAGCACAAAAAGAGTGGCGAAATACAAGTGCAATTAGAGATAATGTTTTGTTGCACGAATTTGTCGTGATGCCTAATCATTTTCATTCAATCATAGAAATAAAATTTCAAAAAGGAAATAATGAGATTGGGAAATTTCAATCGCCATCACAAACGGTGGGAGCAATTATCAGAGGATATAAAATAGCAACGATAAAAAAAATAAAAGATTATATTTTAAATATAGGCGAAAAATCTTCAGGAAGAACGAGCGAAAAAATAAACAGTACGGGCGAATTGCAATTCGCCCCAATCGCCCCAACAGAAAAGATAAAAGAATTAGATTTTAAGATTTGGCAAAGGAATTATTATGAGCATATTATCAGAAGCGAACAGGCTTACGAAAGAATTTCTGACTATATTAGAAATAATCCGAAACGCTGGAACGATGATAAATTTTATTGA